The following coding sequences are from one Streptomyces venezuelae window:
- the paaB gene encoding 1,2-phenylacetyl-CoA epoxidase subunit PaaB produces MSSTTDWPLWEVFVRSRRGLSHTHAGSLHAPDAEMALRNARDLYTRRSEGVSIWVVPSAEITASSPDEKDSFFEPAGDKPYRHPTFYEIPEGVKHL; encoded by the coding sequence ATGAGCAGCACGACCGACTGGCCGCTGTGGGAGGTGTTCGTCCGCTCCCGCCGCGGGCTCTCCCACACGCACGCGGGCAGCCTGCACGCGCCGGACGCGGAGATGGCGCTGCGCAACGCCCGCGACCTGTACACGCGCAGGAGCGAAGGCGTCTCGATATGGGTCGTGCCGTCCGCCGAGATCACCGCGTCCTCGCCGGACGAGAAGGACTCCTTCTTCGAACCGGCCGGCGACAAGCCGTACCGCCACCCGACGTTCTACGAAATCCCGGAAGGGGTGAAGCACCTGTGA